The Bradyrhizobium ottawaense genome window below encodes:
- a CDS encoding PAS domain S-box protein: MSNPSELDARIAEDVADALIYSDRSGTIMRWNRAATALFGFSAAEALGQILDLIIPEHLRAAHWKGFEAALASGSMKLAGRPTLTRALHKSGRKLYIEMTFALVRDSGGNVLGSVAMARDVTERVERERAAKTPPQTS; encoded by the coding sequence ATGAGCAACCCATCCGAACTCGACGCAAGGATCGCCGAAGACGTCGCGGATGCGCTGATCTATTCGGACCGCTCCGGCACGATCATGCGATGGAACCGCGCAGCGACGGCTCTGTTCGGCTTCTCCGCAGCGGAAGCGCTGGGCCAGATTCTCGACCTGATCATTCCCGAGCACCTGCGCGCCGCGCACTGGAAGGGCTTTGAAGCTGCGCTGGCCAGCGGCAGCATGAAGCTTGCGGGCAGGCCGACACTGACCCGCGCGCTGCACAAGAGCGGTCGCAAGCTCTACATCGAGATGACCTTCGCGCTGGTGCGGGATTCCGGCGGCAACGTTCTGGGATCGGTGGCGATGGCGCGCGATGTCACCGAACGGGTCGAGCGAGAGCGCGCGGCCAAGACGCCACCGCAAACTTCGTGA